The Homo sapiens chromosome 21, GRCh38.p14 Primary Assembly DNA window CAGTGTGTCTCTATTTTAGCACTTAATCAGTGTCCATTGGTATGCTGGCGCATGTTTAGCAGCTggctttccagaaagaaaaagtcCTATTTTGTAGTGTTTGCTGATTTTTATGATATAAATATTCCCACCATGGCCACTTTCAAGCCACCAGCCTGATGTCCCTGAATATGGAGTTGGGAACATATGCACAGTAGCACACCACTATCATATAGCTACAATAGATAAAGATAGCCCCAAgagcttagaaaataaaatgtagtaaaataattaggacaagatgaatttatttattacctctgtctttaaaacaattttttatttgcaaatttatataacttaatttttagtaatggtttttctttaaaaaccagtttgtattttaggaggccgaggtaggtggatcacctgaggtcaggagttcaagaccagcctggccaacatgacgaaaccccatctctactaaaaatacaaaaattaggcaggcctggtggcgtgcacctgtaatcccagctactcagggggacagaggcaggagaattgcttgaacccaggaggcagaggttgcagtgagccaagatcctaccactccactccagcctgggtgacagagcgagactcggtctcaaaaaaaaagccaaaaaaaataaaCCAGCTTGCAGCATTCCTGGAAATTCTAACTAACAGATGTTCTTGCATATTGATATGAGCCACCTCCAGCAGAGCACAACATGACCACAGTCTGGAacagtctttggttttcttttatgttaGATGCATATCTCTTCCATTGTTTGTGAGTTTCCTGAGTGTGGATACTATTTATTTCTGTAACCTTAGCCCCTAACATAGTGTCTGGCAATtgtaaatacttaataaatatctaatgaatttaaaaaatatttgtcttaaaagcgcctttttaaaaaggaatcctGGAAACCATTTgtataaatggaaacaaatacCTGACTGTGAAAATGTCAAAACTACCCAGTGTGTCTTTCCTCAAAACGTTTTCCAAAAAGGAATTTACCTTCTCCGCGTACAAGCATCTGATGGAAATAACACATCTTTTTGGTCTGAAGAGATAAAGTTTGATACTGAAATACAAGGTAAGGCAGTAGTTTTTACTGGAGATTGTAATTCTCTGgtgcaagtttttaaaattgtttttctaattgaacattatttctttacaaattttttcTAGCTTTCCTACTTCCTCCAGTCTTTAACATTAGATCCCTTAGTGATTCATTCCATATCTATATCGGTGCTCCAAAACAGTCTGGAAACACGCCTGTGATCCAGGATTATCCACtgatttatgaaattattttttgggAAAACACTTCAAATGCTGAGGTAAAAAGACTGTATAGTATAATTTTGTAACTTAGAGTTATAATTATGATTTGGGTAAATAAAGCTTGAATGtaaaatttgggggaaatttttaaactttatgtgggctggatgcagtggcctgtaatcccagcacttcaggaggccaaggcgagaggatcacttgagcctaagggtttgagaccagcctgggcaacatagggagaccctgtctcaataaaaattttaaaaaattagcctggtgtggtggcgtgcacctatattcccagctacttggggtgggagggtcacttgaacctgggaggtcaaggctgcagtgagccatgatcgtgccactgcactccagcctgggtgacagagtgactgacagcttgtctttaaaaaaaaaaaatgtgattaactcagatattaacaaaatgaagattatgagcatttttcatgttttgcaCTGTAGAGTTATGGGTGAGCTGCATCTGGGCCCcagtttgcttttaaaatacagattcctgagcCTATTGTTACTGAATCATTATCTCTGGGGATGGAACtcaggaatttgcatttttaacatgaTTCCCATGTATTCATCTAAACCTGGGATTCTCAGCACTATTGACGTTTGGGCTGGATAGTTCCTTGGGAGGGGGCTGTCCAGTGCAGTGCAGGATGCTTGGCAACATTCTGGTTTCTgcctactagatgccagtagtgtTCCTtcctagttgtgacaaccaaaaacatcttcagatattgtcaaatgtcccctggTGGCTCCTCCAAGGGGACAAAAATTGGTTCTTATGGGACAAAAGAATTTATGTAGTACAGTTGTTTGTTTTCCTCCAAAACCATTGGAAAGCATTCTTCCAAAGTTCAGCTTTGCCCAACAAAATCTTATTccttagtatttaattttatgatggGGGAAGGATTAGGAAAAAATTGCCCAAAAAGTTGTTTAGTTGGGGAGGTAATGAAAAAAGGGTTGACAAACACTGGTCTAAACCCTAAAATTCAGATACCACTGACAAAGATAATATATACCGTCAGATAATATACGTGTTTCCCAGATCACTTCCCCCTCGTGGACTTGTAGTCAAGAATCGACCTTTAAAACTCCTGTCCAGTCAGGCTGGTAAATTCTTTAACTTCACCTCATTTTCTATTGGAAATCTAAGCAAATTCCATTGATTTGGCTGCTTCCCTTTTTAATTGTCTGACAACCCTGTAACCATAGCTTAATGTAGCCCATTGAGAATTATGGTCGGTTTTCAGATGTCTGTAGATCAGACAAACCTAAATTTCTATCTCACTGCTAAACTGTGTAACCTTACGTACGCAGGGTGCTTTACCTCTTGGAGActttgcttcctcttctctgaAGTGGTGGTAATCATAACAACTAAATTTTTCAAAAGGATGTTTATAAGGTTTAAAAGGAAGTAACAAATATGAAAATACCTAGCACATTGCTGGACAAGTAGTAGAGATTCAATAAATTGTAGTTGCCATCTTAACCTATACTGGATAATATATCAATAATTGTTACTATAGAAACTCTTATTGAATACTTATATGTAAGGTACTATGCTAAGTATTGTACATGAATTGTCTCAGTCATTCTTCAAAACAACCCTGCCGGATTATGTGATTGGTTACATTGCTGTTTGGCAAATACTTGGGACGGTGACTTCTTCCCTGCACCACCAGACCGTAGATGCTGGAGCCCAAGTAGATGTGCTGAGAACAGAGGCCTTAAGTGTGCTTGCAGGGTTTGGCTTGGCTCTTGCACTGCTCCTATTTGCCAGGAATAAAATGTATTCCACATAGTCTCTGGTCCAAGGAGGATTAGAGGCTGCTGGAGCTGACCTAAACCCCATGCACAGCCTCCGTGGGAGCTGCCCAGCCAGTCTGTAGACTTGTGAGTGAGAAACTACATAATCGTTTTGTGAGCCACTGAACGTTAAGGCAGTTTTGttatctatatttttttattttattttattttattttttttttttttgagacaggttctcattctttttcccaggctggagtgcactcatgtgatgtcagctcactgcagcctcgacttcctgggcttaagtgatcctcccacctcagcttcccaagtagctgggactacaggcacatgccaccatgcctagctaattttttgtatttttgctaaagatggagtttcaccacgttgcccaggcttttttggtggtggtggtggtggttgttttggAAATAGGgatttcctcagcctcccaagtaacagagactacaggctcacaccaccatgcctggccaatttttttgaaatttcttgtacagacagagtctagctatgttgcccaggctcgtcttgaactcctgggctccagtgatcctcctgcttggcctcccaaagtgctgggattacaggtgtgacccaccggcTTGTTAGACATTATTCTGGCGATAGCTGACTGATACAGATAGCAGCAATAACTGTCCCGATTTTATAGATCAGggaatcaggtagagagaaattaaataatgctTGCAAGACCACACAGCTGTAAGTGATACTCTTAATAAGGCAGTTTGAGGCCAAAACCCCTACTCTTAACCATTCTGTCACTAATCAGAGGTAATACAATGGCAATTACCCCAGACTTGGCATGTACTTGTAAATCAATTAGAATTCTCTTAGGAATAGATCATATGCTTTTTTGGCAGCAGcatttttaactttctgattTGGTTATAGTGGTGTAtctaaaacaaatttatatttctcaCACATAtactctgtaatcccagcactttgggaggccaaggtgggtggatcacttgaggccaggagttcaagaccagcctgaacaacatggtgaaaccccatctctaccaaaaagaaaaaaaaattaggcgtggtggcatctgcatctgtaatcccaactactcaggagggtgaggcaggagaatcgcttgaacccaggaggcagagattgcagtgagcccagattgcaccactgcactctagcctgggtgacagagcgagactgtctcacaaaaaaaacaaaacaaaacaaaacaaaacaaaaaatacataccaACTACGTGGGAGAGGCCAATGTTAGACTGAACataaaaaattgagaaagcaCATATTCCCTGATTTCTTGAGGTGACTAAATTTTATCAgtgatttaattatattttctagagAAAAATTATCGAGAAAAAAACTGATGTTACAGTTCCTAATTTGAAACCACTGACTGTATATTGTGTGAAAGCCAGAGCACACACCATGGATGAAAAGCTGAATAAAAGCAGTGTTTTTAGTGACGCTGTATGTGAGAAAACAAAACCAGGTCAGAatcttttattgtcttttttaaaaatgtagctagACATAATAAAAGTAATTCTATACTGTACATTgaaaattgtaaaacattttctctttactgcaaaaaatatatagaaagaatgttttcttcATGAACTACATGAATCAAAAGTagactttttagaaaatatttgtaacgcTTAACTCTCAAGTCGGTGTTGTTGGATGCTTTATATTTCATCCAGTATCCCTATAATTAATTTCCTTAATGTATTTCtctttaacatttaataaaactattttaaatttttagaatataATCCTTAACATAATTATCATGTAGAAATCACTTAGTTCAATTGTGAGTTTTTTAATGTGGGAATTGGTTTagtctcattttctattttacagtTTCTAGTGTTGACCGGTAGAGGCTTAGTCACAGAATATCTATTAAATTTTGCTAGTTGTATGGTGTAAAAGTGCTGAAGGATACTTGCATGTTTGGCCTGTATGTCAATATTGTATTTCTCCCTGAGGATCTCTTACTTCAGTTCCCACGCCaatctttaaatgtaaatgtcatTGCCTATGGTTGCTGTGGACTCAGTGctgccagaaatatttttaagagtattatttaatagattttatatttcctttcataTGGCTAGTCTTTCACACAGCTGTCAGCACTGTTAAGGCATTTGTATGTCAAAATATATGCTAAATATCACGTATATCTTTTTAGGAAATACCTCTAAAATTTGGCTTATAGTTGGAATTTGTATTGCATTATTTGCTCTCCCGTTTGTCATTTATGCTGCGAAAGTCTTCTTGAGATGCATCAATTATGTCTTCTTTCCATCACTTAAACCTTCTTCCAGTATAGATGAGGtatgttactttttttatttttttgtcaacAGCTAGGTAATGAACAGAAAATGTGTTTGATTTCAACAGGATATATGTAGGTTTTCTTGATATCCAGAAAATAATAGAGACTGATTTGGGTATCTTCTTCAAAGCTTTAGTCAATTAACTTTAAAAACAGTAATTTCATGTAATAACATAGCATGAGATAGTAATGATTGtccttaatttcatatttttctggcAATTCCTAGATTCACTGTGGCATTTGTTTTACCGTTTAAAGCCTGTGATtcttggccaagcgtggtggctcacgcctgtaatcccagcactttgggaggctgaggcgggtgggtcacttgaggtcaggagttcgagaccagcctggtcaacatggagaaaccctgtctctactaaaaatataaaattagccgggcgtggtggcacatgcctgtaatcccagctactcgggaggctgaggcagggggatcgcttgaacctgggaggtggaggttgcagtgagccgaggtcatgccactgcactccagcctgggtgacagagcaagactctgtctctaaataagtaaataaagtctGTAATGTGATTCTTCTCAGTACAGACAGTCCCAAACTTACGCTGTTTCAATTTGTGATGCGTTTGTCAGAACGTAATTCCATTGTAAGTTAGGAGCATCTGTATATATCCAGAAGACTAAAATATTCTATCAGCGTAGAAAGTATATTCTATGGATGAAAtcatacaaaatgaaataactaaaaacatGAGACTTTTTTTATGACACAcatcacagttttttgtttggCACTTCTATGAAGCTAGCATATTAAATGAAAGCACTGAATGGTGAAGGCCTAAACATAGAATCTGTTCCTGGGAAACCATGTGCTCATCTAGGGTGGGTTTTGTGAATTTGAGCAAGTCACTAAGGGCAGGTAAGCAAGTACCCTTGGCTGTAAACCACCCCATAGAGGTGTTAGGAGCAAAGGAGTTAAACCATAAGAACCTTACCACTCTAAAAATGCTCCgtaaatattaacaattttactATTATACCCCTGAGTTTTTAAATGTCATTCCTGTGTACTGTAATATTcatagctattatttaaaatagactTAAAAACTAGTTACAATAGCCAATAATTTCTCAATTGTGCTTCTTCTGGATATATATGTGTTGgatacaaacatttttattatttcaaaaaaaaaaagtcatgatccCAGAGTCCGCCCGCTCCTGTCCTTTCCCGTGTTCTTCCCCGCCTACCCCGATGGCACAGTGTACCTTTCTTAGGTACTCTTCAAAGACTCACCACAGAAGGTACTAAGATATGAGTGACCTCACTAATGATGCTTTTAAACATTATAAGGCAATTAGTATGTTCTTAGGCGACTTTTTAATATGCATGCCAGAAGATAGGTTTTCTCAGTAATGGATGTAAGAAACTAAAGCTATTACAACtagaaaaggaatttttattattttaaataattgatttctactctttccctttttttaaattagtatttctCTGAACAGCCATTGAAGAATCTTCTGCTTTCAACTTCTGAGGAACAAATCGAAAAATGTTTCATAATTGAAAATATAAGCACAATTGCTACAGTAGAAGAAACTAATCAAACTGATGAAGATCATAAAAAATACAGTTCCCAAACTAGCCAAGATTCAGGAAATTATTCTAATGAAGATGAAAGCGAAAGTAAAACAAGTGAAGAACTACAGCAGGACTTTGTATGACCAGAAATGAACTGTGTCAAGTATAAGGTTTTTCAGCAGGAGTTACACTGGGAGCCTGAGGTCCTCACCTTCCTCTCAGTAACTACAGAGAGGACGTTTCCCTGtttagggaaagaaaaaacatcttCAGATCATAGGTCCTAAAAATACGGGCAAGCtcttaactatttaaaaatgaaattacaggcccgggcacggtggctcacacctgtaatcccagcactttgggaggctgaggcaggcagatcatgaggtcaagagatcgagaccagcctggccaacgtggtgaaaccccatctctactaaaaatacaaaaattagccgggtgtggtggcgcgcgcctgttgtcttagctactcaggaggctgaggcaggagaatcgcttgaaaacaggaggtggaggttgcagtgagccgagatcacgccactgcactccagcctggtgacagcgtgagactctttaaaaaaagaaattaaaagagttGAGACAAACGTTTCCTACATTCTTTTCCATGTGTAAAATCATGAAAAAGCCTGTCACCGGACTTGCATTGGATGAGATGAGTCAGACCAAAACAGTGGCCACCCGTCTTCCTCCTGTGAGCCTAAGTGCAGCCGTGCTAGCTGCGCACCGTGGCTAAGGATGACGTCTGTGTTCCTGTCCATCACTGATGCTGCTGGCTACTGCATGTGCCACACCTGTCTGTTCGCCATTCCTAACATTCTGTTTCATTCTTCCTCGGGAGATATTTCAAACATTTGGTCTTTTCTTTTAACACTGAGGGTAGGCCCTTAGGAAATTTATTTAGGAAAGTCTGAACACGTTATCACTTGGTTTTCTGGAAAGTAGCTTACCCTAGAAAACAGCTGCAAATGCCAGAAAGATGATCCCTAAAAATGTTGAGGGACTTCTGTTCATTCATCCCGAGAACATTGGCTTCCACATCACAGTATCTACCCTTACATGGTTTAGGATTAAAGCCAGGCAATCTTTTACTATGCATTAAGACCTCTGATTCAAAACTTATTAGAACAGTAGCTTCTGCTGGAATTTGCAATCACTGAAGTCATAGAAAATAGGTAACTATCTAATTAGAGaaataattgttgtattttaagATCTGAGAGTGTGTACAAGTTTTAGTATACATGCCATGCCAGAAGATAGTGTATGCAAGAAGTCTTGGGACCAGAAAATGGCAATGATAGGAGACTGACATAGAAGAAGAATGCTTCCCTAGGAAAAAGGTCGCTGGCTTTGGTGCAAGAGGAAGAAGAATGTTCCACTGGAAGCCTGAGCACCTAATCAGCTCTCAGTGATCAACCCACTCTTGTTATGGGTGGTCTCTGTCACTTTGAATGCCAGGCTGGCTTCTCGTCTAGCAGTATTCAGATACCCCTTCTGCTCAGCCTGCTTGGCGTTAAAATACAAATCATTGAACTGAGGGGGAAAAATGTAACTAGGAAGAAAAACCCAATTTAAGAAATTACATAATGCTTTCCAAAGGCACCTACAACTTAGTTTTAAATTACTTGCTACTGGGGATTACCCATGGATATCCTTAATAGGCAGGAAGTCTGGGAATTCTGGTGGCCTCTAGGGCAGTGTTCTCACAGCACCGTTCCGACAGGGACCagtgaaagaaaagagacaaagttAGAACGTGCTGGGGAGCGGCCATTTCTAAGGCCAGTCTGGTTTAAGTAGTCATTTCTGCTGAAAAAACAGATGATCCTGGTGGAAGAAAAGGTTGAAGGCAGCTGCCCTCGGGAGGGCTGTGATGCTCGGCACATCCTGCCTGGCACATACACGTGTCTGCAGGCCACACCGTGCATGTCCCCAGACCTGCCGCCTGGCTTCTGGAGTGCTTCAAGCAGAGCATGGTGGGTCATTGAGGAGACCCAGGAATCTCATCTGAGAACCCACTCTCTGCCGGAGAACCCCATGGTGACACATTTTCATCTTTCTGACCagaggctgt harbors:
- the IFNAR1 gene encoding interferon alpha/beta receptor 1 isoform 8 (isoform 8 is encoded by transcript variant 8), coding for MDNWIKLSGCQNITSTKCNFSSLKLNVYEEIKLRIRAEKENTSSWYEVDSFTPFRKAQIGPPEVHLEAEDKAIVIHISPGTKDSVMWALDGLSFTYSLVIWKNSSGVEERIENIYSRHKIYKLSPETTYCLKVKAALLTSWKIGVYSPVHCIKTTVENELPPPENIEVSVQNQNYVLKWDYTYANMTFQVQWLHAFLKRNPGNHLYKWKQIPDCENVKTTQCVFPQNVFQKGIYLLRVQASDGNNTSFWSEEIKFDTEIQAFLLPPVFNIRSLSDSFHIYIGAPKQSGNTPVIQDYPLIYEIIFWENTSNAERKIIEKKTDVTVPNLKPLTVYCVKARAHTMDEKLNKSSVFSDAVCEKTKPGNTSKIWLIVGICIALFALPFVIYAAKVFLRCINYVFFPSLKPSSSIDEYFSEQPLKNLLLSTSEEQIEKCFIIENISTIATVEETNQTDEDHKKYSSQTSQDSGNYSNEDESESKTSEELQQDFV
- the IFNAR1 gene encoding interferon alpha/beta receptor 1 isoform 4 (isoform 4 is encoded by transcript variant 4); the encoded protein is MTFQVQWLHAFLKRNPGNHLYKWKQIPDCENVKTTQCVFPQNVFQKGIYLLRVQASDGNNTSFWSEEIKFDTEIQAFLLPPVFNIRSLSDSFHIYIGAPKQSGNTPVIQDYPLIYEIIFWENTSNAERKIIEKKTDVTVPNLKPLTVYCVKARAHTMDEKLNKSSVFSDAVCEKTKPGNTSKIWLIVGICIALFALPFVIYAAKVFLRCINYVFFPSLKPSSSIDEYFSEQPLKNLLLSTSEEQIEKCFIIENISTIATVEETNQTDEDHKKYSSQTSQDSGNYSNEDESESKTSEELQQDFV
- the IFNAR1 gene encoding interferon alpha/beta receptor 1 isoform 2 precursor (isoform 2 precursor is encoded by transcript variant 2), with product MMVVLLGATTLVLVAVAPWVLSAAAGGKNLKSPQKVEVDIIDDNFILRWNRSDESVGNVTFSFDYQKTGMDNWIKLSGCQNITSTKCNFSSLKLNVYEEIKLRIRAEKENTSSWYEVDSFTPFRKAQIGPPEVHLEAEDKAIVIHISPGTKDSVMWALDGLSFTYSLVIWKNSSGVEERIENIYSRHKIYKLSPETTYCLKVKAALLTSWKIGVYSPVHCIKTTVENELPPPENIEVSVQNQNYVLKWDYTYANMTFQVQWLHAFLKRNPGNHLYKWKQIPDCENVKTTQCVFPQNVFQKGIYLLRVQASDGNNTSFWSEEIKFDTEIQAFLLPPVFNIRSLSDSFHIYIGAPKQSGNTPVIQDYPLIYEIIFWENTSNAERKIIEKKTDVTVPNLKPLTVYCVKARAHTMDEKLNKSSVFSDAVCEKTKPGNTSKIWLIVGICIALFALPFVIYAAKVFLRCINYVFFPSLKPSSSIDEYFSEQPLKNLLLSTSEEQIEKCFIIENISTIATVEETNQTDEDHKKYSSQTSQDSGNYSNEDESESKTSEELQQDFV
- the IFNAR1 gene encoding interferon alpha/beta receptor 1 isoform 6 (isoform 6 is encoded by transcript variant 6), which codes for MWALDGLSFTYSLVIWKNSSGVEERIENIYSRHKIYKLSPETTYCLKVKAALLTSWKIGVYSPVHCIKTTVENELPPPENIEVSVQNQNYVLKWDYTYANMTFQVQWLHAFLKRNPGNHLYKWKQIPDCENVKTTQCVFPQNVFQKGIYLLRVQASDGNNTSFWSEEIKFDTEIQAFLLPPVFNIRSLSDSFHIYIGAPKQSGNTPVIQDYPLIYEIIFWENTSNAERKIIEKKTDVTVPNLKPLTVYCVKARAHTMDEKLNKSSVFSDAVCEKTKPGNTSKIWLIVGICIALFALPFVIYAAKVFLRCINYVFFPSLKPSSSIDEYFSEQPLKNLLLSTSEEQIEKCFIIENISTIATVEETNQTDEDHKKYSSQTSQDSGNYSNEDESESKTSEELQQDFV
- the IFNAR1 gene encoding interferon alpha/beta receptor 1 isoform 7 precursor (isoform 7 precursor is encoded by transcript variant 7), with product MMVVLLGATTLVLVAVAPWVLSAAAGGKNLKSPQKVEVDIIDDNFILRWNRSDESVGNVTFSFDYQKTGMDNWIKLSGCQNITSTKCNFSSLKLNVYEEIKLRIRAEKENTSSWYEVDSFTPFRKAQIGPPEVHLEAEDKAIVIHISPGTKDSVMWALDGLSFTYSLVIWKNSSGVEERIENIYSRHKIYKLSPETTYCLKVKAALLTSWKIGVYSPVHCIKTTVENELPPPENIEVSVQNQNYVLKWDYTYANMTFQVQWLHAFLKRNPGNHLYKWKQIPDCENVKTTQCVFPQNVFQKGIYLLRVQASDGNNTSFWSEEIKFDTEIQAFLLPPVFNIRSLSDSFHIYIGAPKQSGNTPVIQDYPLIYEIIFWENTSNAERKIIEKKTDVTVPNLKPLTVYCVKARAHTMDEKLNKSSVFSDAVCEKTKPGNTSKIWLIVGICIALFALPFVIYAAKVFLRCINYVFFPSLKPSSSIDEPLKNLLLSTSEEQIEKCFIIENISTIATVEETNQTDEDHKKYSSQTSQDSGNYSNEDESESKTSEELQQDFV
- the IFNAR1 gene encoding interferon alpha/beta receptor 1 isoform 1 precursor (isoform 1 precursor is encoded by transcript variant 1), whose product is MMVVLLGATTLVLVAVAPWVLSAAAGGKNLKSPQKVEVDIIDDNFILRWNRSDESVGNVTFSFDYQKTGMDNWIKLSGCQNITSTKCNFSSLKLNVYEEIKLRIRAEKENTSSWYEVDSFTPFRKAQIGPPEVHLEAEDKAIVIHISPGTKDSVMWALDGLSFTYSLVIWKNSSGVEERIENIYSRHKIYKLSPETTYCLKVKAALLTSWKIGVYSPVHCIKTTVENELPPPENIEVSVQNQNYVLKWDYTYANMTFQVQWLHAFLKRNPGNHLYKWKQIPDCENVKTTQCVFPQNVFQKGIYLLRVQASDGNNTSFWSEEIKFDTEIQAFLLPPVFNIRSLSDSFHIYIGAPKQSGNTPVIQDYPLIYEIIFWENTSNAERKIIEKKTDVTVPNLKPLTVYCVKARAHTMDEKLNKSSVFSDAVCEKTKPGNTSKIWLIVGICIALFALPFVIYAAKVFLRCINYVFFPSLKPSSSIDEYFSEQPLKNLLLSTSEEQIEKCFIIENISTIATVEETNQTDEDHKKYSSQTSQDSGNYSNEDESESKTSEELQLVLDS
- the IFNAR1 gene encoding interferon alpha/beta receptor 1 isoform 5 precursor (isoform 5 precursor is encoded by transcript variant 5), producing the protein MMVVLLGATTLVLVAVAPWVLSAAAGGKNLKSPQKVEVDIIDDNFILRWNRSDESVGNVTFSFDYQKTGMDNWIKLSGCQNITSTKCNFSSLKLNVYEEIKLRIRAEKENTSSWYEVDSFTPFRKAQIGPPEVHLEAEDKAIVIHISPGTKDSVMWALDGLSFTYSLVIWKNSSGVEERIENIYSRHKIYKLSPETTYCLKVKAALLTSWKIGVYSPVHCIKTTVENELPPPENIEVSVQNQNYVLKWDYTYANMTFQVQWLQNPGNHLYKWKQIPDCENVKTTQCVFPQNVFQKGIYLLRVQASDGNNTSFWSEEIKFDTEIQAFLLPPVFNIRSLSDSFHIYIGAPKQSGNTPVIQDYPLIYEIIFWENTSNAERKIIEKKTDVTVPNLKPLTVYCVKARAHTMDEKLNKSSVFSDAVCEKTKPGNTSKIWLIVGICIALFALPFVIYAAKVFLRCINYVFFPSLKPSSSIDEPLKNLLLSTSEEQIEKCFIIENISTIATVEETNQTDEDHKKYSSQTSQDSGNYSNEDESESKTSEELQQDFV